TTCGCGAAAGCCGCCGACGATGCCCAGTTCGTGCGCCCGGCGGCGTTGCACGGCGCCCTCGGGATCGACCGCTATCGGCTCGTGTCCGGCGCTCGCAGCGATCGCGGCGATGTCGCCGGTCGAGAGATCCATATCGAACGCGGCGGCGCAGAAATGGTCCTCGCGATCGTCGAGACCGCGCGCCCGCTCTTCCCGGAGGTCGAAGTTGTCGTACCAGACGCCTACCGCGGCGCACGATCCGCGATCGGCTGCCACGATGAACGGCGTCGCGCCGTCGAACGCGGTGATGCGCACACCGCGCGCGATCATCTCCGCGTGCATCGGCATCGATCCGGAGCGCGTGGCACCATGGAAATCGCGATAGTCCACGATTGCCTTCACGTGCAAATGCACCGGCCCGTCGGTTTCGGTGACGGTGTACGTGATATAGGTGGTATTGGCACCCTGCTCCATGAGGATGCGCTTTTCAAGGCGCGCACCGTTCAAGGCAAATGTCCACACGGGAACCGTGCCGTCAAGTCGAAAGCGATCGATGTTGGCATAGCCTGCCGGGTCGATCGCGCCGCCGCCCCATCGGATCGTGCTCAGCCGGTAATCGCGATCTCCGACGGTCGCGATTTCATCGAGGGTCGCGACCAAGAGCGTGCGTCCGGCGGGCGGACGCAGGGCCGCGAAAAGCAGGCCGTGATAACGGCGTGTGAGCGAGCCGGCGATCGTACCGGACGCAAAGCCGCCGAGCCCGTTCGTCACCAACCATTCGCAGCGCTCAGCGTCTTCTAGTCCGACGAACCGTTCGCGGCCGAAATCGACCATAAACGAAGCTTCACCCGGGAGACGTGACGCACCCGCTCTATAACCATTCGTGCGAATCAACTATATGACTTAGGGTTTCGGAACGTACGACGATTTCGACAAGACCAACGACCGCGCATGCGTAGGCTATTGGTCTCCACTTGATGACGCGCGGCAGGAGCGTTTGGCGAGCCGCGAAAACCGCAAAAAGATTGCACGTCTGCGCCATCTGCATAGATGCGCGCGCCAAGGAGTACACTCGTGATCGGTCTCATCGCACTCGTGACTTCTGCCAGCCTCGTTTCTGCCGCTCCCGATCTCGCGCAGTTCTCCGATCCGCAATCACTCTGCGGTCCGCCCGTGCACGGGCGTGCGGTCGTCGATCCGCCCGAGCTGTTCAGCCAAAACGGCGTTCTCAACGTCACCCTCACGTTGATCGGCGCGCGGGATCCGGTGTTCGATCAGGTGCTGTGCTGGGTCTACACCTTCCCGGGGAAAAACGGTCCGAAGCTGCTCACCACGCCGCCGACGCTGCACGTGAAGCAAGGCGATCGCCTGGAAGTCACGCTCGTCAACGATTTGCTCGCGCCCGCTCCCGACCAAAACAATCGGGCCGAGCTCAGCATCGATCGCCGCATCGGCGAATCCGGCATGGGCGCCATGGCGATGCCCCAAGACGATTCGCTGCCGTGCGGACAGCAGGTGGTCGATCCGGTCCACACCCCGGATCCGACCACCGGCCGGATCTACGGCAACTTCCGGCCGCCGTACAACGAGACGAATCTGCACTTTCACGGTCTGAACACCTCTCCGAAACAACCGGGCGACAACACCACCATGGTGTTGTTGTGCCCGCGTCAGAATTCCGCGCAATTGCCGGAATCGTACAACTACATCGTCGATATTCCGCGCAATGAGCCGCCGGGTTTGTATTGGTATCATCCGCACGCCCACGGCGAGAGCGAGCATCAGCTCCTGGAGCAATTGACGGGAGCGATCGTCGTCGACACGATCGCGCCGTCCGTGCCCGATAACTACACGAATCGCGTCATCGTCGTGCGCGATCTTGGTGACGGCACCACGAGCCAGCCGCACGAGATGGCGCTGCGGAAATTGCGCTCGCGTCTCCCCACGCTCGCCGCCATACGCGCCGACATCGCGCAAAACGGTTTACCGCAGCCGGCATGGTACCGGGGATCCAACGGCTACCCGTACGGTCCGCCGGATCAATGTCCGTCCGATCTCATTGACACTCCGCGATTCAACTCCAAACAACTCCTTGTGAATGGGGTCCTGCTGCCGGCGCGGCCCAACCAGTTCGGGCGGTTGCCCTATACGAGCATCGCATCCGGCGAGACGCAATATTGGCGCTTGGCCAACACGTCGGCCGACACCATCCTCAACCTCGAATTGTTGGTCAACAACGTGAGGGTCCCCATTCAAGTCACGACACGCGACGGCGTGCCGCTCATCACGCAGAATGGTCACCCCACGTGGCAGCCCGTCCCCACCGATCACGTTTATTTGGATCCGGCGGCGCGCGTCGAATTCTTCCTGACGGGGACCAATCCGGGAGATCAGATAGTTCTGCGAACGCTCACGATCGACACGGGCTGCGGCGGAGACTCCGATTTCGAGCGGGATCTGCTGGTGGATCACGTGGTATCCGGACCGGTGACGCATCATATGTTGGCGGCGCCGCACGCCATCGACCCGGTGCCGGTCCGCTTTACCGATCTGGGTTCGAAGCCGCCGGTGCGCAAGCGCATATTCGTGCTGACCGAATACCAACGCGACGATTCGCCGGAGCCGGATTTCTACATCACCGAACTCACCAACCCGAAGGCCGTCGAGCATCCATACGCGATGAATGGACCGCCGGACGTGGTGGTCAAGGACGGAACGGTCGAAGATTGGACCATTCTCAACTACACCGAAGAAGTGCACGCGTTCCACATCCATCAGATACACTTCTTGGTCTTGAAGGGCGGCGGACCCCAAGGCGGCGAGGGTCAGTTGTTGGATACGGTCAATGTCCCCTACGGTGTTTTCCAGCCGGGCGGCAAGAACGGCGATCAAATGAATCCCGGCGCTGTCATGCTGCGCATGGATTTTCGCGATAAGAACATCGTCGGCGAGTTCGTATATCATTGCCACATCCTCGAGCACGAGGACAACGGCATGATGGCGAAGATCCGCGTGACGCCGTAGGACGCGCACGCTCTAGAATCGGGGCCGGTCCATGACGCCCTTCATCGAATCGGTGAACGTGGGCCTTCCGCGGAACGTGCCGTGGCTTGGCGAAGCGGTCGCAACGGGAATCTTCAAGACCGAGGTGCACCGGCCCGTGCGCGTATCGTTTCTGAACCTCGATGGCGACCGTCAAGCCGACCTCACCGTGCACGGCGGCCCTCACAAGGCGGTGTACGGATATCCGTCCGAGCACTACGAGTATTGGCGCGCTCAACTTCGGGTTGACGAATTGCCGTGGGGCGCGTTCGGCGAGAACTTGGACACCGCCGGACTTCTTGAAGACGACGTGTATGTCGGGGATCGCTATGTGGTCGGCAGCGCGACGTTCGAAGTGACGCAGCCTCGCGTTCCGTGCTTCAAGCTCGGCATCAAGTTCGGGGACCAGGGAATGCTGAAGCGGTTCCTTCAGAGCCGGCGCACCGGTTTTTACTTCAAAGTAATCGGCGAGGGCGAGGTCGTCGCCGGCGACAAAATCGAACGTACCGCGCGCGGCTCGATCAGCATAGCCGACGTGCTGCGCGCCGCGTACGATCGGCCCGGCGATCCCGCTCTTATCACCCTCGCCTCACAGGCGCACGCATTGCCCGAGAATTGGCGCGCGGAGTTCCGCGACCGCCTCGCCCGCGCCGACTAGAGGTACTGATAGCCGAGAGCGGCCACCTCGCCGCAAGCCTGGCCGGCGATGTTCGCGACGTCGGCGTTGGTCGGTACGCTGAGGTCGTTGAAGTAGACGGCAAAGGCGATGTGTCTGCCCAAGCGCGACGTGAAGTAGCCCGCCAACCCTTTTGCCCGCACCATGATCCGCGAATTCAAGTAATCGTCGTCTTGCCACGTGCCGGTCTTGGCTGCGACGCGCCCCGCAGCGGGCGTCGACCGCGCGATGTCCGCAAGCGTACCGTCGCGCCCGAGGACCGGCAAGCCCGCGTGAAAGGCCCAGAATTCAGGCTGCTTTCTTTCGAATGCGAGGAAGCGCACCATGAAGTCCGGTGAGAAGTACGCGTCGCCGCCCTCGCCGTCCGACTGCGCGGCGCCGCCGAGGTCCAGCTGGCCCTGTGCGAGCCATGCCCGTTCGACGCCGAAGCCGGCCCGGTCGGAATCCGTGTGCGCGCCGGCGGCCACCGCGCCGACGATGTACGGCATCGTGGCCGCGTGCAGATTCTGACTGACCTTGAGCGTTACTCTGACGTCTTGCGCGAGCGGCAGCGAGACGTGGTCGGCGACGAGGTCCGCGTCTGCGAAACGATCTGAGGCGGAATAAACGGCGAACGAGTTACCGCCCGAGATATTGTCCGCACCGTCCAGCACGGTCACGCCGCGAGCGCGCAGCGCGTCGGTCAGAGCGAAGCGTAGATATTGGTCGGGTTCTTGCACCGCGTACGGGTCCCAGGATTCTTTGGTGCCCGCGGGCACGGAGCCGGTGATGGTCAGCGTGTGCGTCGAATTCGGATTCGTGACATCGGCGTCTGTGTCGATCGTGTTCTTCGACTGCGGTGGCCCGGTGACGGCCTTGTTCACGACCGTGAGATACGACGTCGAGGGCGAGGCGACGATGACGGCAGGCGTTCCCGGCGCCGGACCTGGCGTTATCGATAGATCGACGATATTGTCGTTGAGGCAAACCGGCGAGATCGTCATGCCGGTGCCGTTCTCGGTATCGCCCTGCTTGAAAAGGCCCATCTGCACGATCACGTCGCCGGTCACGCTCTTGATGCCGTGCGCGACGATCTGCCCGGCGAGGTCGTCGACGGCGGCAAGCGGGTCGCCGTGAACCGGCACGCCGCCGTAACTGTGGTCCTCGTCCACAAAAGCATACGTGCCGTTGCTTTGCGCCCGGCCGGAGAGATCGGGATCGCCGGATGGCACGACGACGAGCTGACCCGCAAGCGTGCCGTCGGCCGCGATGGCGCCGGTGCGATAGATCCGCGTGTGAAACCGGTAATCCGAACCGAGCACGTGCAGCACGGTTCCCTCGGTCACGAGCTTGGTCGTCGACGCCGCGACGAACAGCTTATCTGCATTGCGCGAGAAGATCGGCCGGTTCGCATCGAGATCGAAGAACTCGACGCCGAAACTCGCGTGCGCGAACGCCGGCCTGGCCTCGAGCGCTGCGATCCGCGCCGCAAAAAACATTTCGCCGCGCGCCGCCGCGGGCACCGCGGGTGCGGGGACCGGTCCGCGCGGCGCAGCCGCCGAAGGCTGGTATCCGAAGACGACGGCGAAGACAAATACGATGCCAAAGGCAATTTTGTACATGGTGGCGCGGTTCTTCACGCCGTGCTCATATTCCCCATCTGGAATGAGGATGCGCGCGACGATTAGTTGAGCAGCCGGGCCAAGCTCGGCAGCGCTTCGCCATACGTCGGATGGATGTGCACCGAGCGGTCGAGGACGCGCCACGTCGAGCCGGCTTGCATGTGCGCCACGATGACGTGGATGAGCTCGCCGGCTTCGTAGCCGACGAACGTTGCGCCTAGTATCTTCTCGGAGTCGTCGTCGACGACCAGCCGGTAAAATCCGAGATCGTGACCCCACTCGATCGCTCGTGCGATCGACGACATCGGCATCGTCACGGCGCGCGCGCGCAACCCGTGCTTTTTCGCTTCATCCAAGGTCATGCCGGCGCGGGCCACTTGGGGTTCGGTGAACGTCGAGTAGGCGAGCACGCGATCGTTGCGCGTGCGCGTCTCTCCGCGCACGATCGCCTTGAGCCGCCGGTAATCTTCCCACGAGACGTGTGTGAACGCGGGCTGTCCGGCGACATCCGCGATGGCGAAAACGCCTTCTGCCGACGTCCGGAAAGTCTCGTCGATCGTGACGTTGCCCCGGGCGTCGAGCGCAACGCCGCCCGCTGCGCATTGCAGCTCGGCCGTATTCGGCTTGCGCCCCACGGCCACGAGCATCGAATCCCCTTCGAGGATGTCGCCATTGTCGAGCCTGACAGCGAACGTGCCGTCTCGATGAGCCACGCTTGCGGCGCGGCGCCCGAGGTGAAAGGTCAGCCCATCCTGCGTTATGCCTTTTTGCAGCGCATCGGACGCGTCGGGTTCCTCTCGCGATAGCACGCGCGGATTGCCGTCCACGATGTGCACGCTCGCCCCGCAGCGCGCCATCCCTTGCCCAAGCTCAAGGCCTATATAGCCGCCGCCCAATACCAAGAGTCGCCGCGGCATCTCGGTGAGTTCGAAAAAATTCGCGTTGGTGAGAAACGGCGTGCCGGCAAGGCCCGGTATCGGGGGCACGAGCGCGCTCGTGCCGGTGTTGATGACGACGAGCGGCGCGGTGACCGTGACAGCGCCGCCCATAAGTGTGCGCACACCGACGAACGATGCGTGGGCGCGGACGACTCGCACGCCGGCATCCTCCAATTTCTTTTCGACGCCCGCGCAGAATTCGTCGCGGATCCGGCGCACGCGCGTCATGACCGCGCCAAAATCCACCGTGACGACGGCATTGACGCCGAGTTTCGCAGCGAGGCGCGCACGGCCGGCGCCATGTGCTGCGGCCAAGAACGCCTTGGACGGCGTGCAGCCGTAGTTGATGCACGAGCCGCCGAGACGGTCGCGCTCGAACAGCACGACGCGCTTGCCTTCCTTCGCCCAATCGATCGCGAGCGGAACGCCGCCTTGTCCGCTCCCGACGACGATCGCGTCGACGTGCTCCACGTGCTTCTATCTCCTATTCCGTGCGTTCACGAATCCCGGTCCGGCGCCTTATCTCGATATTCGGCGGCTTGCTGCAGCAGCTTGGCGACGATGGCCGTCCATCCGGTCTGCTGACATGCGCCGAGCCCTCTGCCGTTGTCACCGTCGAAGTATTCGAAGAATAGCGTCTTCCCAGGCCAGCCCGGCACCGGTTGGTCGCATAATGTCACGAGCCGTCGCGATAGTTCGGCGGCGACCCGCCATAGATTCATTTCGTTGCCGGAACCCGTCGGACACTCGATCGTGAATCCTTCGCCATAGTAATAGTCGAATTTCTGCAACGCTTCGATCAAGAGGTAGTTCACCGGAAACCATACCGGCCCGCGCCAGTTCGAATTGCCGCCGAACACACCCGTTCTTGACTCGGCAGGCTCGTATTCGACGCGGTGCTCCATGTCGTCGACGTTCAACACGAACGGCTGGTGCAAGTGCTGTTTCGAAAGTGACCGCAATCCGCCCGGGCTCAAGAACTCCGTTTCGTCCAGCATGCGCTCGAGCACGCGACGCAACCGGTCTTTGCCGCAGATCGCGAGGAGCCGGCGTGCGTTGACGCCCTCGGTCTCCATGCATGCGACGTTCTCGCGTAGATCGGGGCGATGGCGGATGAACCATTCCAGTTTGCGCGTGAAGTCCGGAAGTGCGGCGAGTATCTCCGGTTCCAATATCTGAACGGCGAACAACGGTATCAAGCCGACGATCGACCGCACCGCCAGCCGTTCGAAACGCGCGGCCGGCACATGCAAGACGTCGTAGTAGAATCCGTCTTCTTCATCCCACAAGCCGACGTCGCTTTCGCTCACGTGGTTCATGGCGTCGGCGATCCGCAAGAAATGCTCGAAGAATTTTGTGGCGATGTCTTCGTAGGCGCGATTGTCCGGCGCAAGCTCGAGTGCGATCGCAAGCATGTTGAGGGCGTACATCGCCATCCAGCTCGTGCCGTCGGCTTGATCGATGTGCCCGCCGGTCGGAAGCTCGGCCGAGCGGTCGAAGACGCCGATGTTGTCCAACCCGAGAAAGCCGCCCTGAAAGACGTCGTTGTCGTCCGCGTCTTTCCGGTTGAGCCACCACGTGAAGTTCATCAAAAGTTTTTGAAACACGCGCTCCAGGAACAGCCGGTCGCCGGCGCCGCGCATCTTGCGCTCGATCTGATAGACCCGAAGCGCGGCCCAGGCGTGCACCGGAGGATTGGCGTCGCCGAATGCCCATTCATACGCCGGCAACTGACCATTCGGATGCATGTACCACTCTCGGGTAAGCAGCACCAGTTGCCGTTTCGCGAAGTCGGGGTCGATCATGGCAAGCGGCACGACGTGGAACGCGAGATCCCAAGACGCGAACCACGGATACTCCCATTTGTCCGGCATCGCCAGAATGTCGTCCGTATGGACGTGCAGCCATTCGTGATTTCTGCCGCTTCTGCGCTCCGGCGGCGGCGGCGGCGCGCCAGGGTCGCCGTCCAGCCATTCCTTGACTATGTAGCGGTAGTATTGTTTTGACCAGAGCAGACCCGCAAACGCGCGCCGTTGCAGCAATCGTCGCGACGGCGAAGCTTCGAAGGGGTTTATCCGCGCGTAGAATTCATCGGTCTCGCGAAGCCGCGATGCGAATGTCTCTTCAAAACCGTCGCCGAACGGCGCGGACGCGTCGGCCTGATCCGTGAGCCGCAGACGGACCGTCTGTTCCTCACCAGGCGCAAGATCCAACACGTAGTGCGCCGCGCATTTGGTCCCGGTCAGCTGCGGGTTCACCGCTTGGGCGCAGCCGTCCACGAGATAGGCGTGAAACGCATCTTTGACGTATGGCGACGCGTTTTGCGCGTTCCACAGACGTTCGGCGTTGGACTCGTTTTCGGTGAAAAGCAGCTCGCGCGGCTTCTCACAATGCAGATAGTACCGGCCCAGCGTGGGATGCGTGGTCTCCACTACTCCCGGTTCCACTTGACCGAGCAGCGGTTTTTCCGAACCCGGCTTCCACGACCACGTATTGCGAAACCACAGCGTCGGCAAAAGCTGTACGCTCGCGCGATCCGGCCCGCGATTCTTGACGCTTATGCGGACGAGGATGTCCTCGGGGCGGGCCTTCGCATAGCGTACGGTGACGTCGAAGAATCGATCGCCGGCGAAGACCCCGGTATCGTCGAGCTCGTATTCTCCATCCGCCTTGCCGCGCCGTGCATTCTCCCGGACGAGGTCATCGTACGGAAACGCGCGCTGCGGATAGACGTAGAGATACTCCATGTATGCGTGCGATGGCGTGTTGTCGAGGTGGAAATAGCGTTCCTTGACGTCTTCTCCGTGATTGCCTTGCGGGCCGGATAGGCCGAACAGCCGTTCCTTGAGGATCGGATCGGCGCCGTTCCACATGGAAACGGCAAAGCAGAGCCGTTGATGGTTGTCGGATATGCCCGCGATGCCGTCCTCGCCCCAGCGGTAGGCGCGCGATCGCGCATGATCGTGCGGGAGATATTCCCAGGCGGCACCGTCGGCGCTGTAGTCTTCGCGCACCGTGCCCCATTGACGTTCGCTGACATACGGGCCCCAGCGGTACCAATGTGCACGCCGCCCGCGCGCTTCGATGAGCCGGGTCTCTTCTGCGGTCATCGGTTTCCCTTCGCGGCCACCACCGCCGCGTCTTATCGGCGCTGGATTGTTCTCCTGTCGGCGGAACGTCGATGCATCCGCCCGAATGAAGACTCAATCGTCAAACGGTGAGCGAAGTTTCCACATAATATGCCGTCGCTGCCGCCCGCAAGGAGCAACAACATGCCGCAGCTCGGCTCTACTCTTCCATCGTTCGACGGCGTGCCGTTGTGGCGTAACGGACCTGCGCCGGCGGTCGCGGATCTTGAGGGCAAGCCCGTGCTCGTCCACTTCTTCTCCAGCGGCTGTCCTTTGTGCCGGGAGGGGATGCCGGTCATCCGCCGGCTGCACGCCGCATTTGTCCAGCGCGGCCTTGTGGTCGTCGGAGCGTATCAGCCGAGGCAGGATGCCAAAGCCACACCGGGCGATGCCGAGCGCGAATGCGATCTCCACGTGGGGCCGACGCATCCGTGCGCATTGGACGACGACGGCGTCCTCGCCAAGCGGTTCGAAAACGATTGGCCGCCGGGCTACTACGTCTACGACCGCAGCCATCGTCTTCGGCACTACCAGATGGGCAATTGGAATCTCGACGAGCTCACCGCACTCATCGAAGGTTGCATGGGCGTCTAATGCGGTCGCACGCTTACCGGTGCTCGTCGCGCAGCGCGCGCGCGAGCACGACGTAGAACGCGATGAGCAAAAAGCCGATGCCGGACACGATGATGGCAAGACGCGGCCCGTAGAGCTGCGCGAGGTATCCGCCGATGATCGCACCCGGAACCATGCCGATCAACACCACGAGACGCACCGCGCCGAAAACGGCTCCGACCATTTCACCGGGCACGATGCGGATGCGCCAGCCGACGATCTGTGTGACCTGGAAAGAGCCGGCCACGCTCGACAGTCCGAAGAAGATCATGACCGTCAGTACGTTGTGGGCCAACAGCACCGGCAAGTAGAGAACCGCGTCCAAGACGTACGCCACGCTGAGCGTTTTGCCGAAATGCCACTGTGGCCCGAAGCGTCCGGCGATGAGCGCGCCGATCACGGACCCAACAGCGACGCCGCCGAACGTGATGCCGACCAGAGCGTCGCCTGCGCCGAAAACCGTCTTCAGGTATGGGATCGTGATCGCAAATCCCATCATGCCGAAGAAATTCAAGCCAAGGCTGGTCAGGGTGATGATC
The nucleotide sequence above comes from Candidatus Eremiobacteraceae bacterium. Encoded proteins:
- a CDS encoding glycogen debranching enzyme N-terminal domain-containing protein, whose translation is MVDFGRERFVGLEDAERCEWLVTNGLGGFASGTIAGSLTRRYHGLLFAALRPPAGRTLLVATLDEIATVGDRDYRLSTIRWGGGAIDPAGYANIDRFRLDGTVPVWTFALNGARLEKRILMEQGANTTYITYTVTETDGPVHLHVKAIVDYRDFHGATRSGSMPMHAEMIARGVRITAFDGATPFIVAADRGSCAAVGVWYDNFDLREERARGLDDREDHFCAAAFDMDLSTGDIAAIAASAGHEPIAVDPEGAVQRRRAHELGIVGGFRE
- a CDS encoding multicopper oxidase domain-containing protein produces the protein MIGLIALVTSASLVSAAPDLAQFSDPQSLCGPPVHGRAVVDPPELFSQNGVLNVTLTLIGARDPVFDQVLCWVYTFPGKNGPKLLTTPPTLHVKQGDRLEVTLVNDLLAPAPDQNNRAELSIDRRIGESGMGAMAMPQDDSLPCGQQVVDPVHTPDPTTGRIYGNFRPPYNETNLHFHGLNTSPKQPGDNTTMVLLCPRQNSAQLPESYNYIVDIPRNEPPGLYWYHPHAHGESEHQLLEQLTGAIVVDTIAPSVPDNYTNRVIVVRDLGDGTTSQPHEMALRKLRSRLPTLAAIRADIAQNGLPQPAWYRGSNGYPYGPPDQCPSDLIDTPRFNSKQLLVNGVLLPARPNQFGRLPYTSIASGETQYWRLANTSADTILNLELLVNNVRVPIQVTTRDGVPLITQNGHPTWQPVPTDHVYLDPAARVEFFLTGTNPGDQIVLRTLTIDTGCGGDSDFERDLLVDHVVSGPVTHHMLAAPHAIDPVPVRFTDLGSKPPVRKRIFVLTEYQRDDSPEPDFYITELTNPKAVEHPYAMNGPPDVVVKDGTVEDWTILNYTEEVHAFHIHQIHFLVLKGGGPQGGEGQLLDTVNVPYGVFQPGGKNGDQMNPGAVMLRMDFRDKNIVGEFVYHCHILEHEDNGMMAKIRVTP
- a CDS encoding MOSC domain-containing protein, which gives rise to MTPFIESVNVGLPRNVPWLGEAVATGIFKTEVHRPVRVSFLNLDGDRQADLTVHGGPHKAVYGYPSEHYEYWRAQLRVDELPWGAFGENLDTAGLLEDDVYVGDRYVVGSATFEVTQPRVPCFKLGIKFGDQGMLKRFLQSRRTGFYFKVIGEGEVVAGDKIERTARGSISIADVLRAAYDRPGDPALITLASQAHALPENWRAEFRDRLARAD
- the dacB gene encoding D-alanyl-D-alanine carboxypeptidase/D-alanyl-D-alanine-endopeptidase: MKNRATMYKIAFGIVFVFAVVFGYQPSAAAPRGPVPAPAVPAAARGEMFFAARIAALEARPAFAHASFGVEFFDLDANRPIFSRNADKLFVAASTTKLVTEGTVLHVLGSDYRFHTRIYRTGAIAADGTLAGQLVVVPSGDPDLSGRAQSNGTYAFVDEDHSYGGVPVHGDPLAAVDDLAGQIVAHGIKSVTGDVIVQMGLFKQGDTENGTGMTISPVCLNDNIVDLSITPGPAPGTPAVIVASPSTSYLTVVNKAVTGPPQSKNTIDTDADVTNPNSTHTLTITGSVPAGTKESWDPYAVQEPDQYLRFALTDALRARGVTVLDGADNISGGNSFAVYSASDRFADADLVADHVSLPLAQDVRVTLKVSQNLHAATMPYIVGAVAAGAHTDSDRAGFGVERAWLAQGQLDLGGAAQSDGEGGDAYFSPDFMVRFLAFERKQPEFWAFHAGLPVLGRDGTLADIARSTPAAGRVAAKTGTWQDDDYLNSRIMVRAKGLAGYFTSRLGRHIAFAVYFNDLSVPTNADVANIAGQACGEVAALGYQYL
- a CDS encoding FAD-dependent oxidoreductase → MEHVDAIVVGSGQGGVPLAIDWAKEGKRVVLFERDRLGGSCINYGCTPSKAFLAAAHGAGRARLAAKLGVNAVVTVDFGAVMTRVRRIRDEFCAGVEKKLEDAGVRVVRAHASFVGVRTLMGGAVTVTAPLVVINTGTSALVPPIPGLAGTPFLTNANFFELTEMPRRLLVLGGGYIGLELGQGMARCGASVHIVDGNPRVLSREEPDASDALQKGITQDGLTFHLGRRAASVAHRDGTFAVRLDNGDILEGDSMLVAVGRKPNTAELQCAAGGVALDARGNVTIDETFRTSAEGVFAIADVAGQPAFTHVSWEDYRRLKAIVRGETRTRNDRVLAYSTFTEPQVARAGMTLDEAKKHGLRARAVTMPMSSIARAIEWGHDLGFYRLVVDDDSEKILGATFVGYEAGELIHVIVAHMQAGSTWRVLDRSVHIHPTYGEALPSLARLLN
- a CDS encoding TlpA disulfide reductase family protein → MPQLGSTLPSFDGVPLWRNGPAPAVADLEGKPVLVHFFSSGCPLCREGMPVIRRLHAAFVQRGLVVVGAYQPRQDAKATPGDAERECDLHVGPTHPCALDDDGVLAKRFENDWPPGYYVYDRSHRLRHYQMGNWNLDELTALIEGCMGV